A stretch of the uncultured Desulfobacter sp. genome encodes the following:
- a CDS encoding undecaprenyl-phosphate glucose phosphotransferase gives MVIEEIMIFGRSNRKQFFFIVDTVIFFLSFGGVYYRYSGFVGVPIEKILFFICLLVLWLVINRNIDTLNVSPCSWMLKLGIDIVKAYSVLTTGSIFIVAILGDFKANYKYILVPLLISCVLSFLVRVIYIKSGRFLGNSSKFVKNIVIVGANQIAERVFDAVLSQYKNGFRISGVIADLDQKNPLDIFPTSYYLGPVERLYDILQAENIHEVIVALPMRDEAQILLVTDICEYEGVRCKIVPDYYRLIKSKLVLEELGGVPLVSVRHEPLESLLNRFFKRTFDIIFSSLVLVLLFPVFLTIGLMIKITSPGDAFFRQKRVGINNKEFMMYKFRTMTTQTQKNSDTVWTTKNDSRVTPLGKILRTTNLDELPQFLNVLKGDMSVVGPRPEREFFVNQFKDKIPSYKVRHMVKAGVTGWAQVNGWRGDTSIEQRIVCDLYYIENWSLGLDVKIIWLTLFGSNTNKNAY, from the coding sequence ATGGTAATCGAGGAAATTATGATTTTTGGCAGATCTAATCGAAAGCAATTTTTTTTTATAGTTGATACCGTAATCTTTTTTCTAAGTTTTGGCGGAGTGTATTATCGATATTCCGGCTTTGTCGGGGTCCCAATAGAAAAAATTTTGTTTTTCATATGCTTACTTGTCTTGTGGTTGGTTATCAATAGAAATATTGATACGTTGAATGTAAGCCCTTGTTCATGGATGTTAAAACTTGGGATTGACATTGTAAAAGCTTATTCTGTTCTAACAACTGGTTCTATTTTTATCGTTGCCATATTGGGGGATTTTAAAGCCAATTATAAATATATTCTGGTTCCTTTGTTGATTTCGTGCGTTCTCTCCTTCTTAGTCAGGGTTATATATATCAAAAGTGGACGTTTTTTAGGTAACTCATCAAAGTTTGTTAAAAATATAGTTATTGTGGGCGCAAACCAGATTGCAGAACGTGTGTTTGACGCCGTGCTCAGTCAATACAAAAATGGGTTCAGAATATCGGGCGTAATCGCAGATCTTGATCAAAAGAACCCGCTGGATATTTTTCCTACAAGTTATTATCTTGGGCCTGTTGAACGGCTCTATGATATCCTTCAAGCTGAAAATATACATGAAGTTATTGTTGCACTGCCCATGAGAGATGAAGCCCAGATTTTACTGGTCACAGATATCTGTGAATATGAAGGGGTTCGATGTAAAATTGTGCCGGACTATTATCGCTTGATTAAATCCAAATTGGTACTTGAAGAGCTCGGGGGGGTCCCTCTGGTCTCCGTTCGGCATGAACCTCTGGAGTCTCTTTTAAACAGATTTTTTAAAAGAACGTTTGATATTATCTTCTCTTCCCTGGTTTTAGTTCTGTTGTTCCCTGTTTTTCTTACTATCGGTCTGATGATTAAAATAACTTCGCCAGGTGATGCTTTTTTTAGGCAAAAACGTGTTGGAATCAATAATAAAGAATTTATGATGTATAAATTCAGGACTATGACTACCCAGACTCAAAAAAATTCAGATACTGTCTGGACAACAAAAAATGATTCAAGGGTGACACCTTTGGGTAAGATTTTAAGAACAACAAACCTGGATGAATTGCCCCAGTTTCTAAATGTGCTTAAAGGGGATATGAGTGTTGTTGGTCCAAGACCTGAGCGGGAGTTTTTTGTTAACCAGTTTAAAGATAAAATTCCTAGTTATAAAGTCCGGCATATGGTCAAAGCCGGAGTTACCGGCTGGGCGCAGGTGAATGGATGGCGGGGTGATACCAGCATTGAACAACGAATTGTCTGCGATCTTTATTATATCGAAAATTGGTCGTTAGGGTTGGATGTTAAAATTATCTGGCTTACCTTGTTTGGAAGCAATACCAATAAAAATGCGTATTAA
- a CDS encoding nucleotidyltransferase family protein produces the protein MNFTKEIDLILACSASAPSEIRKQRIADLIIKDLDWDYILNFSKKNGVLPLLFLNLSAVDKTVISSTFFQRLEEYYYLNAARCLKIKHHLFNLLDVLQAKGIPAIPFKGPTQAQLHYGDETLRSYSDVDILVPTGKMEDLCRIMAENNFRTIENFCSANLGAYLKFENSVNFVSLETTLTVEVHWHLMGIFLNQKLTYEYFEKDLLVLDKAGIKYLQFSDEDYLLYLILHGSKHAWESLDMVCSVAQIIRKKRDSLDWMRLRRSAGNLSAVRMLNLGLDLSNKLLNAPIPKTELDKALQDKKLRRIAGKRCLNLFTNKQSLVSNVAGSRYTLFHAEVRENIADAIRYGLKLLFYPSSKEIRSYDIPSCLYIYYYVKRLVRLLFEGLTFYMSKNTTNHGNRGNYDFWQI, from the coding sequence GTGAATTTCACAAAAGAAATTGATCTGATTTTAGCCTGTTCAGCATCTGCCCCGTCAGAAATCAGAAAACAGAGAATCGCCGATTTAATCATCAAAGATCTGGATTGGGATTATATTTTAAATTTTTCAAAAAAAAATGGCGTACTTCCGTTACTCTTCTTAAATTTATCCGCTGTTGATAAGACGGTTATTTCCTCAACGTTTTTTCAACGGTTGGAGGAATATTATTATTTAAATGCAGCCCGTTGTCTGAAAATAAAACACCACCTGTTTAACCTTCTTGACGTTTTACAGGCCAAAGGCATACCTGCTATCCCATTTAAAGGCCCGACACAGGCTCAGTTACATTATGGCGATGAAACCCTTAGATCCTATAGTGATGTTGATATTCTTGTCCCAACAGGAAAGATGGAAGATCTTTGCCGGATTATGGCGGAAAACAATTTCCGCACGATAGAAAATTTTTGTTCCGCTAATTTAGGTGCTTATTTAAAATTTGAAAATTCAGTCAACTTTGTATCTTTGGAAACGACCCTGACAGTAGAGGTTCATTGGCATTTGATGGGAATCTTTCTCAATCAAAAACTGACATACGAATATTTTGAGAAGGATCTTTTAGTGTTGGACAAAGCAGGGATAAAATATCTACAGTTCAGTGATGAAGATTATCTGCTGTATTTAATTCTGCATGGGTCCAAGCATGCCTGGGAAAGTCTTGATATGGTTTGTTCGGTTGCCCAAATAATTAGAAAAAAAAGGGATTCTCTGGACTGGATGCGGCTCCGGCGGAGTGCAGGAAATCTTAGTGCTGTCCGGATGCTGAACTTGGGTCTTGATTTGTCAAACAAGCTTTTGAATGCGCCTATCCCGAAAACAGAACTTGACAAGGCACTACAAGACAAAAAGTTACGGAGAATTGCCGGTAAAAGATGTCTAAACTTATTTACCAATAAGCAAAGCCTGGTATCGAATGTTGCCGGTTCAAGGTACACCCTTTTTCATGCTGAAGTAAGGGAAAACATTGCGGATGCGATACGTTATGGACTCAAATTATTGTTTTACCCTTCCAGTAAAGAGATTAGATCTTATGATATACCGTCCTGTTTATACATCTATTATTACGTAAAAAGGCTGGTCCGTTTGCTTTTTGAAGGACTGACATTTTATATGTCAAAAAACACAACTAATCATGGTAATCGAGGAAATTATGATTTTTGGCAGATCTAA
- a CDS encoding glycosyltransferase has protein sequence MKVAIVHYWLLNMRGGEKVIEIFCDLFPDADIFTLVYDPCSVSENINRHRVNASFIQKLPFGIKKYQQYLPLHPLAIEQFDLSGYDLVISSESGIAKGVILPPSVCHICYCHSPMRYLWNMYHEYQKELNLPARILWAFISNYMRQWDYTNAQRVNYFIANSENVKKRISHYYDRSADVIYPPVDFGKFSNKASEDFYLFLGQLNPYKKADLAVRAFNKLNENLYIIGDGPQKNELKKMSNNNIKMLGRLSDDDLTDYYSRCKGFIFPGEEDFGITPLEAMASGKPVIAYGKGGALETVVEGETGCFFYEQTEESLIDAVQKSQRIKWNPELIRAHAKRFDKQVTKEKLETYIFKKYSEFHKRN, from the coding sequence ATGAAAGTTGCGATTGTACATTATTGGCTACTCAACATGAGAGGTGGGGAAAAGGTCATTGAAATATTCTGCGATTTATTCCCAGATGCTGATATATTTACCCTGGTTTATGACCCTTGTTCTGTTTCAGAAAATATTAACCGCCACAGGGTTAATGCATCATTTATCCAAAAACTTCCCTTTGGCATAAAAAAATACCAACAATATTTACCCCTACATCCCCTTGCCATAGAACAATTCGATCTTTCTGGTTACGATCTTGTGATAAGCTCCGAATCCGGGATAGCCAAGGGAGTAATCCTACCGCCGTCTGTGTGTCACATCTGTTATTGTCACTCTCCAATGCGATATCTATGGAATATGTACCATGAATACCAGAAAGAACTAAATTTACCGGCAAGAATTCTATGGGCCTTTATTTCCAATTACATGAGACAGTGGGATTATACAAATGCACAACGGGTAAATTATTTCATAGCCAATTCAGAGAATGTAAAAAAACGTATCAGCCATTATTATGACAGGAGTGCTGATGTTATTTATCCGCCGGTTGATTTTGGAAAATTTTCAAATAAAGCTTCTGAAGATTTCTATCTCTTTCTGGGGCAGTTAAATCCCTATAAAAAAGCTGACCTTGCCGTCAGAGCGTTTAATAAATTAAACGAAAATTTATATATCATTGGAGACGGCCCCCAGAAAAATGAATTAAAAAAAATGTCAAACAACAATATAAAAATGTTGGGACGTCTTTCCGACGACGACCTGACAGATTATTATTCCCGGTGTAAAGGGTTTATCTTCCCCGGAGAAGAAGATTTCGGGATTACCCCCCTTGAAGCCATGGCTTCAGGAAAACCCGTTATTGCATATGGGAAGGGAGGGGCCCTTGAAACTGTTGTTGAAGGAGAAACGGGTTGTTTTTTTTATGAACAGACAGAAGAATCCCTGATAGATGCGGTTCAAAAATCACAGCGCATCAAATGGAACCCTGAATTAATCAGAGCACACGCAAAACGGTTTGACAAGCAAGTCACAAAAGAAAAATTAGAAACATATATCTTCAAAAAATACAGTGAATTTCACAAAAGAAATTGA
- a CDS encoding glycosyltransferase family 1 protein has product MKLTIDVRMINYSGIGVYIKSLLPLLIESSDINFFLVGDREELASYDWAEKKNVEIIEFSSPIYSIREQINFPFIIPQDTEIFWAPHYNIPLCYRGKLLVTVHDVAHLAFKHSFVKKIYANFIFSILAKKADAIITVSAFTATELMRYKGKNLQKKISIVHNGLNQLFLDNSGIPSAPEKPYILFVGNVKPNKNLYRLLKAFELIMHKIPHNLVIVGKKEGFITGVEHVGALAKKIGRRVIFTGSVNFETLRRYYTNASVFVFPSLYEGFGFPPLEAMASGVPVAASNASSIPEVCGLAAAYFDPTNVHEMASTILLLLEKDGKRRSIIERGRNRTKRFKWSDAAERIKKILVEIHNG; this is encoded by the coding sequence ATGAAATTGACTATTGACGTTAGAATGATAAATTACTCAGGAATAGGAGTCTATATCAAAAGTCTTCTTCCCTTGCTTATAGAATCATCAGATATTAATTTTTTTCTGGTTGGAGATCGCGAAGAACTTGCATCATACGACTGGGCTGAAAAAAAGAATGTTGAAATAATTGAGTTCTCTTCCCCCATCTATTCCATTAGAGAACAAATAAACTTTCCATTTATTATTCCTCAAGACACAGAGATTTTCTGGGCTCCACACTATAATATCCCTCTATGTTATCGGGGTAAACTACTGGTAACCGTTCATGATGTCGCTCATCTTGCATTTAAACATTCTTTTGTTAAAAAAATCTATGCGAATTTTATCTTCAGTATCCTTGCAAAAAAGGCCGATGCTATTATAACTGTTTCTGCTTTTACAGCAACAGAACTCATGAGATATAAAGGTAAAAATCTTCAGAAAAAAATTAGTATTGTTCACAATGGGTTGAATCAACTGTTTTTGGATAATAGCGGTATTCCCTCCGCCCCAGAAAAACCCTATATTTTATTCGTTGGGAATGTGAAACCTAACAAAAATTTGTATAGGTTATTGAAGGCATTTGAGTTGATAATGCACAAAATTCCTCATAACCTTGTAATTGTGGGGAAAAAAGAAGGGTTTATCACTGGGGTTGAGCATGTCGGAGCACTGGCAAAAAAGATAGGGAGAAGAGTCATTTTTACAGGATCTGTAAACTTTGAGACGCTCAGGCGTTATTATACGAATGCAAGCGTATTCGTTTTTCCTTCTCTGTATGAAGGATTTGGTTTCCCGCCCCTTGAAGCTATGGCTTCTGGCGTACCTGTTGCAGCTTCGAATGCTTCTAGTATTCCTGAAGTGTGTGGTCTTGCTGCTGCATACTTTGATCCTACCAATGTTCATGAAATGGCAAGTACAATTCTGCTTTTATTAGAAAAAGATGGAAAACGACGGTCAATAATTGAGAGGGGGAGAAACAGGACTAAGAGGTTCAAATGGTCCGATGCTGCTGAAAGAATAAAGAAAATTCTGGTAGAAATACACAATGGGTGA
- a CDS encoding glycosyltransferase family 4 protein, with amino-acid sequence MTYSNNMPFTSLVTSMLNLCLLVAFLICFKVRKPGCRAILHLHEEGFYTVKNILVYLKKFFRVIVDFRGINGLPKTKKNELLISRYCSAVICASENIYQQAMKMAFRKIVYHIPVIFTRPERLNERKKKRVIDQFDIKAKKPYICFIGNIHLAKGVMVLINSFEKETSKRYSELRLLFFGKNAMGREFSDKIAGNDRIEWMGPVPKDVVPILIEESEMVSLPSFQEGLPRICLEAIALGKKFLGPGFVPELKRSCPDFVFDDLTVESIAKCHHRILKSSCSPKYDFKIHRPERISEMMKVLYTEIQEK; translated from the coding sequence ATGACCTATTCTAATAATATGCCATTCACTTCTTTGGTAACGTCTATGCTTAATCTTTGTTTGCTGGTGGCCTTTTTAATTTGTTTTAAAGTCCGGAAGCCAGGATGCCGAGCAATTTTACATCTGCACGAGGAAGGGTTTTACACAGTAAAAAATATACTGGTATATTTAAAAAAGTTTTTTAGGGTGATCGTTGATTTCAGGGGGATAAATGGATTGCCAAAAACGAAAAAGAATGAATTGCTTATTAGCAGATATTGTTCAGCAGTTATTTGTGCGAGTGAGAATATATACCAGCAAGCGATGAAAATGGCCTTTAGGAAAATAGTGTATCACATACCTGTAATTTTTACTCGCCCCGAAAGGTTGAATGAAAGGAAAAAGAAAAGAGTTATCGATCAATTCGATATCAAGGCAAAGAAGCCGTATATCTGTTTTATCGGGAATATACACCTTGCAAAAGGTGTCATGGTACTGATTAATAGTTTTGAAAAAGAAACAAGTAAAAGGTATTCAGAACTTCGCCTGTTGTTTTTCGGAAAAAATGCAATGGGCAGGGAGTTTTCTGATAAAATAGCGGGCAATGATAGAATTGAATGGATGGGACCTGTGCCAAAAGATGTTGTTCCGATTTTGATAGAAGAATCTGAAATGGTTTCATTACCTTCATTCCAGGAAGGCTTGCCGAGGATATGTTTAGAAGCAATCGCATTAGGTAAAAAATTTTTGGGGCCGGGCTTCGTCCCCGAATTGAAAAGGAGTTGTCCTGATTTTGTATTTGATGACCTTACCGTAGAATCAATCGCCAAATGCCATCATAGAATTTTAAAAAGTAGTTGTAGTCCCAAATATGACTTTAAAATACATCGGCCAGAGAGAATTTCTGAAATGATGAAAGTCTTGTATACAGAGATTCAAGAAAAATAG
- a CDS encoding O-antigen ligase family protein, which translates to MPISLKKSEMHSIFTKKFNKIFLVILFFAIFLGLFISEGEKFFGRLNFYLVILLIIGGVVLAVLKANDKILITGLIFLLTFNSDYPIIYHTQISGGTRPTPEIWLVDLPLIILLFKYFLKNSYYSSPTSPPINNTLKVLFLLFIIWEITTVYVAVNIPSVFFQIVKDIRYFAIFGMLYKFIDNDANKLNFVIIVLFFAITFQNSWGILQFIKQSTFGLSFLGETPVKNVKLDLIDLYTGQNVTIFGLKMGKYISGFAGSAYLLARENLLLFPLFLTMYLSKRYIYNKNLHVFGLSLMLLGLIFGFSKSAWVSALIAVFIILFLEVKHSRLSLWKIRLAGFFSIIIFSVFGKILYLRLFKTNIESSFNGRVFLNEFGLAQFIEHPITGIGANNIWLHFKAIGMTTTVHNLYILFLSEMGLIGFIFFLLILLLILYQTISINKKTPYYFISVGLTASFLSFFWDELWTWLYRFNPIGSLFWALVAVSFSANGIAKLHLQQPSFKKMKI; encoded by the coding sequence ATGCCGATATCTTTAAAGAAGTCAGAAATGCATTCTATTTTTACTAAGAAATTTAATAAAATCTTCTTAGTCATCCTGTTTTTTGCAATATTTTTAGGTTTATTTATTAGCGAGGGCGAAAAGTTCTTTGGCAGATTAAATTTCTATCTCGTAATTTTACTAATAATAGGAGGCGTTGTATTAGCTGTCCTAAAAGCCAACGATAAAATTTTAATTACGGGACTTATTTTTCTTCTAACGTTCAATTCTGACTACCCAATAATTTATCATACACAAATTTCGGGAGGAACAAGGCCGACTCCTGAAATCTGGTTAGTAGATCTTCCATTAATAATTTTACTTTTTAAATACTTTTTAAAAAATAGCTATTATAGCTCTCCCACTTCTCCCCCAATAAATAACACTTTAAAAGTTCTGTTTTTATTATTTATTATTTGGGAAATTACCACTGTATACGTTGCAGTAAATATCCCCAGTGTTTTTTTTCAAATAGTTAAAGATATCAGATATTTTGCAATTTTCGGGATGTTGTATAAATTTATTGATAATGATGCAAATAAATTAAATTTTGTAATTATTGTTCTGTTTTTTGCTATAACTTTTCAGAATAGTTGGGGAATCCTTCAATTCATCAAGCAATCCACGTTTGGACTTTCTTTCTTAGGAGAAACCCCTGTCAAAAATGTCAAGCTTGATTTGATCGACCTCTATACAGGACAGAATGTTACGATTTTCGGTTTAAAAATGGGAAAATATATCTCAGGGTTTGCCGGAAGCGCTTACTTATTAGCACGAGAAAATCTTCTTTTATTTCCATTATTTTTGACAATGTATCTTTCAAAAAGATATATCTATAACAAGAATCTTCACGTGTTTGGGCTTTCCTTAATGCTTTTGGGCTTAATATTTGGCTTTTCCAAGAGTGCATGGGTCTCAGCATTGATTGCTGTTTTCATTATTTTGTTTTTAGAAGTGAAACATTCCCGGCTATCATTATGGAAAATTCGGCTTGCTGGTTTCTTTTCTATAATCATTTTTTCTGTGTTTGGGAAAATACTATATTTAAGACTATTTAAAACCAATATTGAATCTTCTTTTAATGGCCGAGTCTTTTTGAATGAATTTGGGTTGGCTCAATTCATTGAGCATCCAATTACAGGCATTGGGGCAAACAATATTTGGTTACATTTTAAAGCGATAGGTATGACAACCACAGTGCATAATTTATATATTCTTTTTTTAAGTGAGATGGGTTTAATTGGTTTTATATTTTTTTTGTTAATTCTCTTATTAATTTTATACCAAACAATTTCTATTAATAAAAAAACACCTTATTACTTTATCTCAGTAGGTTTAACCGCATCATTTCTATCCTTTTTTTGGGATGAATTGTGGACGTGGCTTTATAGGTTTAATCCTATTGGTTCTTTATTTTGGGCGCTGGTAGCAGTTTCATTCAGTGCTAATGGTATCGCGAAACTACATTTACAACAACCATCTTTCAAGAAAATGAAAATTTGA
- a CDS encoding flippase has product MMKIIQTIYLNLMSNKNFSEILSGSVWALGARVISTALALIISVVVARFYGAEAVGTVAVINSFLMLASIFTVLGTDTSILRLIPEHLAKYSPTSAFKLYRKTQYMVICISAISSVFFFFSANLIADKIFSKPHLSFYFALSSGFIVFQSIMKLNTQAVRGLKLIKLFALMQFLPQVCNLFLLIVVGMLWASKDVPVYAVLFSFTITGIVGWFIMELVFNKKMEASDIVSPISWQTILSISRPMLMSTSMLFLMGQTSILMLNMFQTEADVGLYSIAVKLSSLTSFVLQAINALAAPKFSELFQTNKIDELFYVGKKTGKLIFLTTTPPLLVMLAFGKPILSVIYGPLFLGVYPVLIILIVGQFIRAMAGSTEIFLNMTGNEKALRNIMLLSTIINLCLNYLFINNFGVNGAAWATMLSIVFCNICLVIYTKIYFKNTIAYVPFIL; this is encoded by the coding sequence ATGATGAAGATAATCCAAACCATCTACTTGAATCTTATGTCTAATAAGAATTTTTCAGAAATCCTTTCGGGATCAGTGTGGGCTCTTGGGGCAAGAGTGATATCCACAGCCCTCGCTCTTATCATCAGCGTAGTGGTGGCAAGGTTCTATGGGGCTGAGGCTGTCGGTACAGTGGCAGTTATCAACTCCTTTCTCATGCTGGCTTCTATTTTTACAGTATTGGGCACGGATACCTCTATCTTACGTCTTATTCCAGAGCATCTGGCTAAATATTCCCCGACTTCTGCTTTCAAATTATATCGAAAAACGCAGTATATGGTCATCTGCATTTCTGCGATATCTTCGGTTTTCTTTTTTTTCAGTGCCAATTTGATTGCAGATAAAATATTTTCAAAGCCTCATCTTTCATTCTATTTCGCCCTATCCTCAGGGTTCATCGTTTTTCAATCCATAATGAAATTAAACACCCAGGCAGTCAGAGGTCTTAAACTCATCAAGCTATTTGCTTTAATGCAGTTTCTGCCTCAAGTATGCAATTTGTTTTTGCTTATCGTGGTAGGTATGCTTTGGGCCTCTAAAGATGTTCCGGTTTATGCGGTGTTATTCAGCTTTACGATCACTGGCATAGTCGGCTGGTTTATAATGGAGCTTGTCTTTAATAAAAAAATGGAAGCGTCAGATATAGTTTCTCCGATATCCTGGCAGACTATTCTTTCAATATCCCGTCCTATGCTCATGAGCACGAGTATGCTGTTTTTGATGGGGCAAACCAGTATCCTCATGCTGAATATGTTTCAAACAGAAGCGGACGTAGGACTTTACTCCATTGCCGTGAAATTATCTTCCTTAACCAGTTTTGTGCTTCAGGCAATAAATGCATTGGCTGCACCCAAGTTTTCAGAATTATTTCAAACCAACAAAATTGATGAGTTGTTTTACGTAGGCAAAAAGACAGGTAAGCTTATTTTTCTTACGACAACACCTCCCCTGCTTGTCATGCTGGCTTTTGGAAAACCGATCCTTTCAGTTATTTATGGCCCTCTCTTTTTGGGGGTATACCCTGTATTGATAATCCTTATTGTAGGGCAGTTTATTCGAGCCATGGCAGGGTCAACAGAAATATTTTTGAATATGACTGGAAATGAGAAAGCACTGAGAAATATTATGCTTCTATCAACCATCATTAACCTCTGCTTGAATTATCTATTCATCAATAATTTTGGTGTTAATGGGGCTGCTTGGGCGACAATGCTGAGTATTGTATTCTGTAATATATGCTTGGTGATATACACAAAAATTTATTTTAAGAACACAATAGCTTATGTCCCTTTTATTTTGTAG